The following proteins are encoded in a genomic region of Gossypium hirsutum isolate 1008001.06 chromosome D05, Gossypium_hirsutum_v2.1, whole genome shotgun sequence:
- the LOC121217430 gene encoding polyadenylate-binding protein-interacting protein 5 produces MSGEQIMDEEFDMDLQYLRMMFPGLSNDSVLDVYMANNGDLEASIDMLNQLEMYTVESSDTLPDTLDISDISESISSANCGTLKLKNVASESVFIRLYRISCYLLTDIIKGVSVFLVLVVYLSG; encoded by the exons ATGAGTGGCGAGCAGATTATGGATGAGGAATTCGACATGGATTTGCAGTATCTTCGCATGATGTTCCCCGGTTTGTCCAATGACTCTGTTCTGGATGTCTACATGGCTAATAATGGAGACTTAGAAGCCAGTATTGACATGCTGAACCAACTTGAG ATGTACACTGTTGAGTCCTCTGACACTCTTCCCGACACATTGGATATCAGTGATATCTCTGAATCTATCTCTTCAGCAAACTGTGGTACTCTTAAACTGAAGAATGTGGCAAGTGAAAGCGTCTTCATCAGGCTCTACAGAATCAGCTGTTACCTCCTGACTGACATAATCAAAGGGGTTTCAGTGTTTCTAGTTTTAGTTGTATATCTCAGTGGATAA
- the LOC107907306 gene encoding uncharacterized protein, with the protein MSNNLVSQQLSMPGNQMAQLESISSKMDASMSVGLMGFGTNESLQHQIPSNMPIGQMGSMSNGLGSQFSSMPNQQGGNIESQTYTQLPLQQQGGNIKYQTYTQLPQQQQGGNVEYQTYTQLPQQQQGGSIESQTYTQLQQQQQGGNIESQTYTQPPQQYLMANKQVGKMIPTMLDSPRPHQLSTLNKRKAPMEPISPNSIPQKLSLPNKRVAQTEHRPWLQPMSAPSQSPVQMQSVSNSPGSQLSPASNKRLVPSKSGSSAPRNQPAQTRPSPRVQAESSESVRSKMRESLAGALALVSQQQADNATPEKNSNGEAMGSPVKREEGSHPVDSGSGNSDAVHSISAEPQGTMCSNHGSSADGTNSDTTQTLQYDRQQFQSSNLLPDEEVPFSDNIFARDELLQGNGLSWVLEPEIDMTKKKELEMDGKQIPDNENVEKNELEQLLPSPEELAYQIEAELFKLFGGVNKKYKEKGRSLLFNLKDRNNPELRERVVSGEIPPERLCSMSAEELASKELSQWRQAKAEELAQMVILPDVEVDIRRLVRKTHKGEFQVEVEQTDSSSVEVSAGTSVTGRPKIDAKQAPRNSKTVGKEHESKTVGEKNKLEDPNLTITIPSSEGPDPMQGLMGEDELKDADFLPPIVSLDEFMQSLDSEPPFENLPGDAGKATSTSDKDDSEAGYDSKSSGRASQDPPETVPDKPVNTGSSNLKSDSDVKPNDTTTKTETVASVAILKGERVWEGMLQLNVSSMTSVVCLFKSGEKTSTKDWPSLVEIKGRVRLEAFERFLQELPMSRSRAVMVVHVVCKEGATESDHASLVEAADSYILDERVGFAEPGAGVEIYFCPPYTKTLEMVTRILPKDQPQLLNAIDNGLIGVVVWRRAQLISPNSTSHHKHNTKKQQHFTSSSRKPHDKDDAISNVNSNFLSKTHVGPPLHSVPPDDDDDDDVPPGFGPAASRDEDDLPEFNFSGGSNPSGPKYPAGYQSQRVGMAPHLHSQTPSRPVDQMRELIQKYGQPNSNAPVGVPIQQWNDDDDDDDIPEWQPQTSQQQHLQPPPSKVRRFQQPMHAPQQLPHQALPAMHVQGQHGNWWVPPPGSPSPGQPFVNGAQFYGTTVGTGQPAWRKDAPNSRGF; encoded by the exons ATGTCCAACAATCTGGTATCTCAGCAGTTGTCGATGCCTGGTAACCAAATGGCTCAGCTAGAATCAATTTCCAGCAAAATGGATGCATCTATGTCCGTGGGATTGATGGGATTTGGGACCAATGAATCTTTACAGCACCAGATACCTTCAAATATGCCTATTGGACAGATGGGATCCATGTCAAATGGTCTTGGGTCGCAGTTTTCCTCGATGCCGAACCAGCAAGGTGGAAACATCGAATCTCAAACATACACTCAGCTACCACTACAGCAGCAAGGTGGTAACATCAAATACCAAACATATACTCAACTACCACAACAGCAGCAAGGTGGAAACGTTGAATACCAAACATATACTCAGCTGCCACAACAACAGCAAGGTGGAAGCATTGAATCCCAAACTTATACTCAGCTACAACAACAGCAGCAAGGTGGAAACATTGAATCCCAAACATATACTCAGCCTCCACAACAGTACTTAATGGCTAATAAGCAAGTAGGAAAAATGATTCCCACAATGTTGGATAGCCCTAGGCCCCATCAATTATCAACTTTGAACAAGCGCAAAGCCCCAATGGAACCAATTTCTCCCAATTCTATTCCACAAAAGTTATCTTTGCCAAACAAACGAGTGGCACAAACGGAACACAGGCCTTGGCTGCAACCAATGTCTGCACCTAGTCAAAGTCCTGTACAGATGCAGTCAGTTTCCAACTCACCAGGTTCACAGCTTTCTCCAGCATCTAATAAGAGATTGGTTCCAAGTAAATCTGGGTCATCAGCTCCAAGGAATCAGCCTGCACAAACGCGACCGTCACCAAGGGTTCAGGCGGAGTCATCTGAATCTGTGAGGTCCAAGATGCGGGAGTCTTTAGCTGGTGCACTAGCCTTGGTATCTCAGCAGCAAGCTGACAATGCGACACCGGAGAAGAATTCCAATGGTGAAGCCATGGGTTCCCCAGTGAAGCGAGAAGAGGGTTCTCACCCTGTTGATTCTGGTTCTGGTAATTCAGATGCTGTTCACTCTATATCTGCAGAACCTCAGGGGACAATGTGCTCCAATCACGGTAGTTCTGCTGATGGAACTAATAGTGATACTACACAAACATTGCAATATGATAGGCAGCAATTTCAATCAAGCAATCTGTTACCTGATGAGGAAGTTCCATTTAGTGACAACATTTTTGCTAGAGATGAACTTTTACAGGGAAATGGCCTTTCTTGGGTATTAGAACCTGAAATAGACAtgacaaagaaaaaagaattggaaatggatggaaaacaaatCCCAGATAATGAAAACGTTGAAAAAAATGAATTAGAGCAATTATTACCATCTCCAGAGGAGTTGGCATATCAAATTGAAGCAGAACTCTTTAAATTATTTGGAGGTGTGAATAAAAAGTATAAGGAGAAGGGTAGGTCTCTATTGTTTAATTTAAAGGATCGTAACAACCCTGAACTCAGGGAAAGAGTTGTGTCTGGCGAAATTCCCCCAGAGCGATTATGTTCAATGAGTGCTGAGGAGCTGGCTTCTAAAGAGCTTTCACAGTGGCGACAAGCCAAAGCTGAAGAACTTGCtcaaatggtaattttgcctgaTGTAGAAGTTGATATTAGACGCCTGGTGAGGAAAACACATAAGGGTGAATTTCAAGTAGAGGTTGAACAAACTGACAGTTCTTCAGTGGAAGTTTCTGCTGGAACTTCAGTTACTGGGCGACCTAAAATTGATGCAAAACAAGCTCCTAGGAATAGTAAAACTGTTGGAAAGGAACATGAATCAAAAACCGTAGGTGAAAAAAACAAGCTAGAAGACCCAAATCTTACTATTACCATTCCTTCAAGTGAGGGTCCTGATCCAATGCAAGGGTTGATGGGAGAAGATGAATTGAAGGATGCGGATTTTCTTCCTCCAATTGTTTCCCTTGATGAGTTCATGCAATCTCTTGATTCAGAGCCACCATTTGAGAATTTGCCTGGTGATGCTGGAAAGGCAACATCCACTTCTGACAAGGACGATTCAGAAGCTGGATATGACTCAAAGTCTTCTGGTCGAGCTTCACAAGATCCTCCTGAAACTGTGCCTGATAAACCCGTAAACACTGGTTCAAGTAATCTGAAATCCGATTCAGATGTCAAGCCGAATGATACTACTACGAAAACAGAAACAGTAGCTTCTGTAGCCATTTTGAAGGGTGAACGTGTCTGGGAAGGGATGCTGCAGCTGAATGTCTCATCCATGACTTCTGTTGTTTGTCTTTTTAAGAG TGGTGAAAAAACTAGCACAAAGGATTGGCCTAGCCTTGTTGAAATCAAGGGCAGAGTTAGACTTGAAGCGTTCGAGAGGTTCCTCCAAGAGCTTCCAATGTCCCGGAGTCGGGCTGTTATG GTGGTGCATGTTGTATGCAAAGAGGGAGCAACCGAGAGTGATCATGCGAGCCTTGTTGAG GCGGCTGATTCATATATTTTGGATGAGAGAGTGGGTTTTGCTGAACCTGGGGCTGGTGTTGAAATTTATTTTTGCCCTCCATACACGAAAACACTTGAAATGGTGACCAGGATCCTACCAAAGGATCAACCTCAGCTTCTTAATGCTATTGATAATGGTCTAATTGGTGTTGTTGTATGGAGAAGAGCTCAATTAATTTCACCCAACTCAACTTCACACCATAAACATAACACCAAAAAGCAACAGCACTTCACTTCTAGTTCTAGGAAACCTCACGATAAGGATGATGCTATTTCTAATGTGAATTCTAATTTCCTATCAAAAACCCATGTCGGACCTCCTCTCCATTCTGTACCtcctgatgatgatgatgatgatgatgtaccCCCGGGATTTGGCCCTGCTGCATCCCGGGATGAAGATGATCTACCTGAGTTCAATTTCTCTGGTGGCTCGAACCCATCAGGGCCAAAATACCCTGCTGGATACCAATCCCAGCGAGTAGGGATGGCTCCTCATTTACATTCTCAAACACCATCTCGTCCTGTTGATCAAATGAGGGAGCTGATACAAAAGTATGGGCAACCAAATAGTAATGCACCCGTAGGGGTTCCGATCCAACAGTGGAATGATGACGATGACGATGATGATATACCTGAATGGCAGCCTCAAACATCCCAACAGCAGCATCTGCAGCCTCCACCAAGCAAGGTTCGTCGTTTTCAACAGCCCATGCATGCACCTCAGCAGTTACCCCATCAGGCATTACCAGCTATGCATGTTCAAGGTCAACATGGAAATTGGTGGGTTCCTCCACCTGGTTCCCCTTCCCCAGGTCAACCATTTGTTAATGGAGCACAATTTTACGGAACGACAGTAGGAACTGGGCAACCTGCCTGGCGAAAAGATGCTCCCAATAGTAGGGGCTTTTAG
- the LOC107907304 gene encoding E3 ubiquitin-protein ligase At1g12760 isoform X2: MDVSSLELHSENQTETYPLLMERSDNFSEHAIDILTSSDTSSNLSRETTSNGLDVFQREDGPSSSTRVIGSQPSTSSSNGTNSRTPSVVRRGEARRRRSPLNSGLWISIELVLTVSQIVASVIVLALSRNEHPRTPLFAWIVGYASGCVATLPLLYWHYRHRNQASEQDSAQHRNTSRINVPAGPFSLSVTRTTDGADHHTATTSSRGGQSAGVTSARIKALVEYFKMVLDCFFAVWFVVGNVWIFGGHSSANEAPNMYRLCIVFLAISCIGYAMPFILCATICCCLPCIISVLGFREDLSQTRGATSESINALPTYKFKVKKSSNGDGREINLGAGEGGVVAAGTEKERVISGEDAIRTDTTALLGFYTDLLHLFGEIRKQR; encoded by the exons ATGGATGTTTCCTCTTTGGAACTGCATTCCGAAAATCAAACTGAGACCTATCCATTGTTAATGGAGCGATCAGACAACTTTAGTGAACATGCTATTGACATACTGACGAGTAGTGATACTTCATCAAACTTGTCTCGTGAAACAACTTCGAATGGTTTGGATGTCTTCCAGCGTGAAGACGGACCTTCTAGTAGTACAAGAGTGATAGGTTCTCAACCTTCAACATCTTCTTCCAATGGCACAAACTCAAGAACCCCTTCTGTCGTCAGGAGAGGGGAAGCCCGTCGACGTCGGAGTCCATTGAATTCTGGTTTGTGGATTTCTATTGAACTAGTTCTTACAGTGAGCCAGATTGTAGCATCTGTTATTGTCCTGGCTTTGTCAAGGAATGAGCATCCCCGTACACCGTTGTTTGCATGGATTGTGGGTTATGCTTCTGGTTGTGTAGCAACCCTCCCTCTTCTTTATTGGCATTATCGGCATCGTAACCAGGCTTCTGAGCAAGACTCAGCTCAACATCGCAACACTTCACGCATTAATGTCCCTGCCGGACCCTTTTCTCTCTCTGTCACTAGGACTACTGATGGGGCTGATCATCATACTGCAACTACAAGTAGTAGAGGTGGTCAAAGTGCAGGAGTTACAAGTGCAAG AATTAAGGCACTAGTTGAATACTTCAAAATGGTTTTAGATTGCTTCTTTGCTGTTTGGTTTGTGGTTGGCAATGTCTGGATCTTTGGTGGGCATTCATCTGCAAATGAGGCTCCTAACATGTACAG GTTATGTATAGTTTTTCTTGCGATTAGTTGTATTGGATACGCAATGCCCTTCATTCTATGTGCCACGATCTGCTGTTGCCTGCCTTGTATTATTTCTGTCCTTGGGTTTAGAGAGGACCTATCACAGACCAGAGGTGCCACGTCCGAATCCATAAATGCTTTACCTACTTACAAGTTCAAGGTGAAGAAAAGTAGCAATGGTGATGGTAGGGAAATAAACTTGGGTGCCGGTGAGGGTGGTGTTGTAGCTGCCGGAACTGAAAAGGAACGTGTCATCTCTGGAGAAGATGCA ATACGTACTGATACAACGGCACTGCTGGGATTTTATACAGATCTGCTGCATTTGTTTGGCGAAATACGCAAACAACGATGA
- the LOC107907304 gene encoding E3 ubiquitin-protein ligase At1g12760 isoform X1: MDVSSLELHSENQTETYPLLMERSDNFSEHAIDILTSSDTSSNLSRETTSNGLDVFQREDGPSSSTRVIGSQPSTSSSNGTNSRTPSVVRRGEARRRRSPLNSGLWISIELVLTVSQIVASVIVLALSRNEHPRTPLFAWIVGYASGCVATLPLLYWHYRHRNQASEQDSAQHRNTSRINVPAGPFSLSVTRTTDGADHHTATTSSRGGQSAGVTSARIKALVEYFKMVLDCFFAVWFVVGNVWIFGGHSSANEAPNMYRLCIVFLAISCIGYAMPFILCATICCCLPCIISVLGFREDLSQTRGATSESINALPTYKFKVKKSSNGDGREINLGAGEGGVVAAGTEKERVISGEDAICCICLAKYANNDELRELPCSHFMHKECVDKWLKINASCPLCKSEVGENLLDAISGTSATILSSLSGPNDNQRRGERRTGNSYTSSSSSSMF, from the exons ATGGATGTTTCCTCTTTGGAACTGCATTCCGAAAATCAAACTGAGACCTATCCATTGTTAATGGAGCGATCAGACAACTTTAGTGAACATGCTATTGACATACTGACGAGTAGTGATACTTCATCAAACTTGTCTCGTGAAACAACTTCGAATGGTTTGGATGTCTTCCAGCGTGAAGACGGACCTTCTAGTAGTACAAGAGTGATAGGTTCTCAACCTTCAACATCTTCTTCCAATGGCACAAACTCAAGAACCCCTTCTGTCGTCAGGAGAGGGGAAGCCCGTCGACGTCGGAGTCCATTGAATTCTGGTTTGTGGATTTCTATTGAACTAGTTCTTACAGTGAGCCAGATTGTAGCATCTGTTATTGTCCTGGCTTTGTCAAGGAATGAGCATCCCCGTACACCGTTGTTTGCATGGATTGTGGGTTATGCTTCTGGTTGTGTAGCAACCCTCCCTCTTCTTTATTGGCATTATCGGCATCGTAACCAGGCTTCTGAGCAAGACTCAGCTCAACATCGCAACACTTCACGCATTAATGTCCCTGCCGGACCCTTTTCTCTCTCTGTCACTAGGACTACTGATGGGGCTGATCATCATACTGCAACTACAAGTAGTAGAGGTGGTCAAAGTGCAGGAGTTACAAGTGCAAG AATTAAGGCACTAGTTGAATACTTCAAAATGGTTTTAGATTGCTTCTTTGCTGTTTGGTTTGTGGTTGGCAATGTCTGGATCTTTGGTGGGCATTCATCTGCAAATGAGGCTCCTAACATGTACAG GTTATGTATAGTTTTTCTTGCGATTAGTTGTATTGGATACGCAATGCCCTTCATTCTATGTGCCACGATCTGCTGTTGCCTGCCTTGTATTATTTCTGTCCTTGGGTTTAGAGAGGACCTATCACAGACCAGAGGTGCCACGTCCGAATCCATAAATGCTTTACCTACTTACAAGTTCAAGGTGAAGAAAAGTAGCAATGGTGATGGTAGGGAAATAAACTTGGGTGCCGGTGAGGGTGGTGTTGTAGCTGCCGGAACTGAAAAGGAACGTGTCATCTCTGGAGAAGATGCA ATCTGCTGCATTTGTTTGGCGAAATACGCAAACAACGATGAGTTAAGGGAGTTGCCATGTTCTCATTTCATGCACAAGGAATGTGTTGACAAATGGCTTAAGATCAATGCTTCCTGCCCTCTTTGCAAGAGCGAGGTTGGCGAGAACTTACTGGACGCAATCTCGGGTACAAGTGCCACCATCTTGAGTTCTCTCTCTGGACCGAATGACAACCAGCGACGAGGAGAAAGGAGGACTGGTAACAGTTATACCAGCTCCAGCTCCAGCTCcatgttttaa
- the LOC107907307 gene encoding dnaJ homolog subfamily B member 4 isoform X2: MGVDYYNVLKVEKNATDDDLKKSYRKLAMKWHPDKNPNDKKEAETKFKQISEAYEVLSDPQKRAVYDQYGEEGLKDMPPPGSSRPPFGKGTGGPNGFNPRNAEDIFAEFFGSSPFGFGSSGPTGSARFHSDGAKFGGFNSTDNIFRSHNEATAPRKPPPVESKLPCNLEELYTGSTRKMKISRTVVNAAGYVYASPTESEILTIDVKPGWKKGTKITFPDKGNEQPNQLPADLVFVIDEKPHDLYKRDGNDLVVNQRVLLEEALGGTTVNLVTLDGRNLSLPVTDIIGPGYELVIAREGMPIAKETGNRGDLRIKFEVKFPTKLTPEQKELKRALVGVK; this comes from the exons ATGGGGGTGGATTATTATAATGTATTGAAGGTGGAGAAGAATGCAACAGATGATGATCTTAAGAAATCATACAGGAAATTGGCAATGAAATGGCATCCTGACAAGAACCCTAATGATAAAAAAGAAGCAGAAACCAAATTCAAGCAGATCTCTGAAGCCTATGAG GTCTTGAGTGACCCTCAAAAGCGAGCAGTTTATGATCAGTATGGTGAAGAAGGATTGAAAGACATGCCACCACCAGGCAGCAGCAGGCCACCTTTCGGAAAGGGCACCGGTGGGCCAAATGGGTTTAATCCTAGGAATGCAGAGGACATCTTCGCAGAGTTCTTTGGAAGTAGTCCTTTCGGGTTTGGGTCATCAGGACCTACTGGGTCTGCTAGATTCCACTCTGATGGAGCAAAGTTTGGAGGATTTAATTCGACTGACAATATTTTTCGAAGTCACAATGAAGCAACTGCACCCAGGAAACCTCCCCCAGTTGAGAGCAAATTGCCTTGCAACCTTGAGGAGCTGTACACTGGATCAACTAGGAAGATGAAGATTTCTAGAACTGTTGTCAATGCTGCAGGGTATGTATATGCATCTCCTACA GAATCAGAGATATTAACCATAGACGTGAAGCCGGGGTGGAAAAAAGGAACAAAGATAACATTCCCGGATAAAGGAAATGAGCAGCCAAATCAGCTTCCAGCAGATCTTGTATTCGTAATTGATGAGAAACCCCATGATTTATACAAAAGAGATGGCAACGACCTTGTCGTTAACCAAAGGGTGTTACTAGAAGAGGCACTTGGGGGTACAACAGTAAATCTGGTTACTCTCGATGGCCGTAACTTGTCATTGCCTGTGACCGATATTATCGGCCCGGGTTATGAGCTCGTCATTGCTAGGGAAGGAATGCCAATTGCAAAGGAAACAGGTAATAGGGGTGATCTTAGGATCAAATTTGAGGTGAAGTTCCCTACAAAGTTGACACCAGAGCAAAAAGAACTGAAACGAGCTCTAGTGGGGGTGAAGTAG
- the LOC107907307 gene encoding dnaJ homolog subfamily B member 4 isoform X1: protein MGVDYYNVLKVEKNATDDDLKKSYRKLAMKWHPDKNPNDKKEAETKFKQISEAYEVLSDPQKRAVYDQYGEEGLKDMPPPGSSRPPFGKGTGGPNGFNPRNAEDIFAEFFGSSPFGFGSSGPTGSARFHSDGAKFGGFNSTDNIFRSHNEATAPRKPPPVESKLPCNLEELYTGSTRKMKISRTVVNAAGRQVQESEILTIDVKPGWKKGTKITFPDKGNEQPNQLPADLVFVIDEKPHDLYKRDGNDLVVNQRVLLEEALGGTTVNLVTLDGRNLSLPVTDIIGPGYELVIAREGMPIAKETGNRGDLRIKFEVKFPTKLTPEQKELKRALVGVK, encoded by the exons ATGGGGGTGGATTATTATAATGTATTGAAGGTGGAGAAGAATGCAACAGATGATGATCTTAAGAAATCATACAGGAAATTGGCAATGAAATGGCATCCTGACAAGAACCCTAATGATAAAAAAGAAGCAGAAACCAAATTCAAGCAGATCTCTGAAGCCTATGAG GTCTTGAGTGACCCTCAAAAGCGAGCAGTTTATGATCAGTATGGTGAAGAAGGATTGAAAGACATGCCACCACCAGGCAGCAGCAGGCCACCTTTCGGAAAGGGCACCGGTGGGCCAAATGGGTTTAATCCTAGGAATGCAGAGGACATCTTCGCAGAGTTCTTTGGAAGTAGTCCTTTCGGGTTTGGGTCATCAGGACCTACTGGGTCTGCTAGATTCCACTCTGATGGAGCAAAGTTTGGAGGATTTAATTCGACTGACAATATTTTTCGAAGTCACAATGAAGCAACTGCACCCAGGAAACCTCCCCCAGTTGAGAGCAAATTGCCTTGCAACCTTGAGGAGCTGTACACTGGATCAACTAGGAAGATGAAGATTTCTAGAACTGTTGTCAATGCTGCAGG GCGACAAGTACAGGAATCAGAGATATTAACCATAGACGTGAAGCCGGGGTGGAAAAAAGGAACAAAGATAACATTCCCGGATAAAGGAAATGAGCAGCCAAATCAGCTTCCAGCAGATCTTGTATTCGTAATTGATGAGAAACCCCATGATTTATACAAAAGAGATGGCAACGACCTTGTCGTTAACCAAAGGGTGTTACTAGAAGAGGCACTTGGGGGTACAACAGTAAATCTGGTTACTCTCGATGGCCGTAACTTGTCATTGCCTGTGACCGATATTATCGGCCCGGGTTATGAGCTCGTCATTGCTAGGGAAGGAATGCCAATTGCAAAGGAAACAGGTAATAGGGGTGATCTTAGGATCAAATTTGAGGTGAAGTTCCCTACAAAGTTGACACCAGAGCAAAAAGAACTGAAACGAGCTCTAGTGGGGGTGAAGTAG